CCGTACATGAACTGTCGCTCGTCTTTAGGTACCGTAAATTGGTATTCTTTAAGTACGATGATCTATCTGAATCAGGCTGACAAGTTTGAGTACTAACCATGTATTTTACTCAAAGAAAAATCAGCAGAAAGAAGAAGCAAACAAAAAGCAACTGAACTTCCACCGAGAGAAGGAAATATATATACGCCACGACTAAACCCCACCTCCACCTTTTGCTTCCCAGCTAATTCCATTGCTCGCTTTCGCAAGACTCTTTCTTTCTCCCTTTCCCCCTCCGTCGCCTCAACCCAAGCCAAGGTAACCGCCATAGCCAACAAGAACCTACCCCGACACGGCTGCACGTCGTCGCCACCGGCGCCGGTGAGGGCTAAGAACCGAGAAGAGATGGAGGTCGGCTGCGGCGCGGCCGGCGGGACGGACGGCGGCaagaagcagcagcagcagccgcgcCAGTTCGCGCGGTCGCTGACGTACCACCACCACCAGGGCCACCGGCTGATGCCCAAGTGGCGCCGCCCGCAGCTCGCCGACGAGCCCCGCGCGCGGCCGCAGGCGGTGGTGCTCTACACGACGTCGCTGCGCGGGGTGCGGCGCACCTTCGCCGACTGCTCCGCCGCGCGCGCCATCCTGCGCGGGTCCCGCGTCGCCGTCGACGAGCGCGACGTGTCCATGGACGCCGCGCTGCGGCGCGAGCTGCAGGGCCTGCTCGACGCGCGGGGCCGCGCCTTCTCGCTCCCGCAGCTCTTCATCGGCGGCCGCCTCGTCGGCGGCGCCGACGAGGTCCGCCAGCTGCACGAGTCCGGCCAGCTCCGGCGCCTCCTCGAGGGCGCCGCCGGCCAGGACCCGGCCTTCGTCTGCGACGCCTGCGGCGGCGTCCGCTTCGCCCCCTGCCCCGCCTGCGCCGGCAGccgcaaggtcttcgacgaggaggaggaccgcgTCATCCGCTGCGGCGACTGCAACGAGAACGGATTGGTGCGCTGCCCTAATTGCTCTTCTTAATCGCCCCCCGCTCGATTCGCGCTGCTAATTTGAAGGATGGTAGGTGGTTAGATTCGTCGTCAGAGAGGCGCATTTCggtttcttggtgttcttgatttCTGTGTTCTAATTCAGTCCGATGATTTGGGGATCGGATTAGCAGCTCATGGAAGAGAACGAATTGTTCTTCTTGGGTCCTAGCTGCGGAATTGCCATTGCGGTGATGGCGATTGAGGAATAAGAGCCGGTGCTTGTATATGTGTGTAAAAATTGGCACTGATATTAGCCTGATTGATTAATGTAAACGAACAACTAATGTAAGTAAATACTTGAGCTTGGAGTTATTCATTCTTGTCTAGTGTTTGCTCTTTTGTTCTTCTATAAACTTTACTTCATCGTCCATCTTATCCATGGTTTGATCAATTCTCTTGAATAACAGATAGCTGTACAGTAATACAGTTGGAAACAGTGTGATCCTCTTCAAAAAATGATCCAACTGTACTAACTTAATGCCTTGTAAGACCGAAATCAGCTGTGATCTGACTGTACTCGGAAAACATAATCAGGCCGAAATTAGCTGTAACTAGAGCCACCTCTTCTGTTCTTTATGTAAGGTCACTTGAGTTTGGAGTGTCTAATTATTGTCTAGCTATTTATTTTTCATACTATCTTTACTTGATTTGATCCATCTTTATCCATGGTTTGATTGGTTTTCTTCATGAATAGATGGATGTACAGCAATACAGTTTGAAACAAGGTTGAAACAATGTGATCCtcaggctgctcatagtggggagtaacataagactgctcatagtgggagtaacttaggtagtaacatcacacatttcaagatgttttggtgacatggcatagcaataaatgaagaaagagagggaggtggtaactagctatgttaccataacatcacacaccccaagataaaatgagtctacaaactaataaatgaggctttgcatgataccatctctaagttactttccactatgaaggtagtaacatggaCTAGTAACTTATGCATGATACTTTCCACAaaagttactaccttcatagtggaaagtaacttagagatggtatcatgcaaagcctcatttattagtttgtagactcattttatcttggggtgtgtgatgttatggtaacatagctagttaccacctccctctctttcttcatttattgctatgccatgtcaccaaaacaccttgaaatgtgtgatgttactacctaagttactcccactatgagcagtctcatCACGAAATGATCCAACTGTACCAAATTAAAGTCTTTTAATGACTAGATTAGCTGTGATCAACTGTAGTAGTACCCAGAAACTTTAATCATGATGTCCTGTAGCTGTGCTCTAATTTAAAGCCACCTCTTCTGTTCTTAATGTAAGGTCTTGAGCTGGGGGTTATTAGTTCTCGTCTTGTTATTGCTTTTCCCCCCTCTTATCTTTGCTGCTCCATGGTTTAATTTCTTTACAGATTAATTCTTTGTCTTGTTACAGCTAAGAAACAATGTTTATTGGTACAGCTAAAAGCAAtgtgatcttcatccggaaataATCATGATCCAACTGTACTTACTTAAAGGACCTTAATCATGTCGTCTTCTATCTGTTTTCTAAGTTACAGACTTCTTTTCTCTATGGAAGGTTCACCGAAGTATATTAATGTAAGCATGCATGGTTAACCTATGCTCTTCCCACAAGTTAATTGAATACAATATAAATGATGGGTTTTATCATTCATACCACTATGTTCAACCTGAATCTCAGTTTTACCATTTGATCGATCGAAACCTcaatcttatcattgctcacactTCTCGGTTTTGTCATTCCGTCATCTTCACCGTTAGTCTATTATTCAGTTTTGCCATTTGAGGAGTGGAGGCAGTAAGAAACGCATTTTATATGCCAATGGTGCAGACAATCAATGTTTATAATCACCAACAAATAGCTGGGAAATTTTCTTTCTACAAAGGCATGTCTCTACAAATTCCATCACTTGGTCTAATAACAAGTTTTGTTGTATGCATGAATTGAGCTAGTCTGAATTTGAGGCGTCAAAGTCAGCAAATGATAATGCTACCACAATATCTAGTGCTACTCTTAAGCTGTTGTCTGCTGACCAACAACACGATACAAATTATGATAAGTTGCAATTCTAGGGAGTCTTGCAAGAAAATTCTCGAGAAAGCACTTGCAACAACTAATGAGCTATGTGTTGCTTCTTCAAACTGA
This region of Lolium perenne isolate Kyuss_39 chromosome 2, Kyuss_2.0, whole genome shotgun sequence genomic DNA includes:
- the LOC127331760 gene encoding uncharacterized protein At5g39865, with protein sequence MEVGCGAAGGTDGGKKQQQQPRQFARSLTYHHHQGHRLMPKWRRPQLADEPRARPQAVVLYTTSLRGVRRTFADCSAARAILRGSRVAVDERDVSMDAALRRELQGLLDARGRAFSLPQLFIGGRLVGGADEVRQLHESGQLRRLLEGAAGQDPAFVCDACGGVRFAPCPACAGSRKVFDEEEDRVIRCGDCNENGLVRCPNCSS